The following coding sequences lie in one Pseudomonas sp. SL4(2022) genomic window:
- a CDS encoding VOC family protein, translating into MSKGIHHLGLSVCNLEESAQFFIQQLGWHEVKRNPDYPAIFVSDGTVTLTLCVDQSHRPGCI; encoded by the coding sequence ATGAGCAAAGGCATTCACCATCTTGGTTTGAGCGTTTGCAACCTTGAGGAGAGCGCCCAGTTCTTCATTCAGCAACTGGGTTGGCATGAAGTTAAAAGAAACCCGGATTACCCAGCAATTTTTGTCAGCGACGGTACCGTGACGCTGACTCTCTGTGTCGACCAAAGCCATCGCCCCGGTTGCATTTGA
- a CDS encoding VOC family protein: MSTKAIAPVAFDWHANVGLHHLALLVESEAQLEALHRHLIRSGTRVEFSPDWVKQGPAQHLMCFDPSGIRIEFFWPGV, encoded by the coding sequence GTGTCGACCAAAGCCATCGCCCCGGTTGCATTTGATTGGCACGCCAATGTGGGTTTACATCATTTGGCATTGCTCGTTGAAAGTGAGGCGCAACTTGAGGCGCTGCACAGGCACCTGATCCGTTCTGGCACTCGTGTTGAGTTTTCGCCTGACTGGGTGAAACAAGGCCCGGCGCAACATCTTATGTGCTTCGACCCCAGCGGCATTCGTATTGAGTTCTTCTGGCCGGGTGTGTGA
- a CDS encoding OsmC domain/YcaO domain-containing protein, with the protein MEIKVNFLDNLRLEAKFDDFTVIADQPIRYKGDGSAPGPFDYFLASSALCAAYFVKLYCQTRNIPTDNIRLSQNNIVDPENRYQQIFKIQVELPADISDKDRLGILRSIDRCTVKKVVQAGPEFVIEEVDNLDADAQALLMPALTAGEGTRILGKDLPLEETIANMSAILAGLGMKIEIASWRNIVPNVWSLHIRDAQSPLCFTNGKGATKESALASALGEFIERLNCNFFYNDQFWGEEIANADFVHYPNERWFKPGPKDALPDEILDEYCLAIYNPDGELRGSHLYDTNSGNKARGICSLPFVRQSDGETVYIPSNLIENLFLSNGMSAGNTLVEAQVQCLSEIFERAVKREILENELALPDVPQAVLAKYPAIVAGIQGLEAQGFPVLVKDASLGGEFPVMCVTLMNPRTGGVFASFGAHPSLEVALERSLTELLQGRSFEGLNDLPPPTFESQALSEPNNFVEHFIDSSGVVSWRFFSTKADYEFVEWDFSGAGADSNAQEAATLFGILEGMGKEVYMAVYDDLGANACRILVPGYSEIYPVEDLIWDNTNKALLFRSDILNLHSLSDMRLKSLLKSLEHCEADDYTEISTLIGIEFDDNTVWGQLTILELKLLIYLALQKFEEAKELTEAFLQYNDNTVERGLFYQALNVVLEVQLDDDLALDDYATNFRRMFGNERMAAAIGSVNGSVRFHGLTPTSMKLEGLDRHLRLVESYKKLHAARARAAGR; encoded by the coding sequence ATGGAAATCAAGGTCAACTTTCTCGACAACCTGCGTCTCGAAGCCAAGTTCGATGATTTCACGGTAATCGCCGACCAGCCCATCCGCTACAAGGGCGATGGCTCGGCGCCGGGGCCGTTCGACTACTTCCTCGCATCCTCGGCGCTGTGCGCGGCCTACTTCGTCAAGTTGTACTGCCAGACGCGCAACATCCCCACGGATAATATCCGCCTGTCGCAAAACAACATCGTTGACCCGGAAAACCGCTACCAGCAGATTTTCAAGATTCAGGTCGAACTGCCAGCGGACATCTCCGACAAGGATCGCCTGGGCATTCTGCGTTCCATCGACCGTTGCACGGTAAAGAAGGTGGTGCAGGCCGGACCGGAGTTCGTGATTGAGGAAGTGGACAACCTCGACGCCGATGCCCAGGCGCTGTTAATGCCGGCGCTGACGGCCGGCGAAGGCACGCGCATTCTTGGCAAGGACCTGCCGCTGGAAGAAACCATCGCCAATATGTCGGCCATCCTTGCCGGCCTGGGCATGAAGATTGAGATCGCCTCCTGGCGCAACATCGTGCCCAACGTCTGGTCGCTGCATATCCGCGACGCGCAGTCGCCGCTGTGCTTCACCAACGGCAAGGGCGCAACCAAGGAGAGCGCGCTGGCCTCGGCGCTGGGCGAGTTCATCGAGCGGCTGAACTGCAACTTCTTCTACAACGACCAGTTCTGGGGCGAGGAGATCGCCAACGCCGATTTCGTCCATTACCCCAACGAGCGCTGGTTCAAGCCGGGGCCGAAGGATGCGCTGCCGGATGAGATCCTCGACGAATACTGCCTGGCCATCTACAACCCGGACGGTGAACTGCGCGGCTCACACCTGTACGACACCAACTCCGGCAACAAGGCGCGTGGCATCTGCTCGCTGCCCTTCGTGCGCCAGTCGGATGGCGAGACGGTGTACATCCCGTCCAACCTGATCGAAAACCTGTTTCTGAGCAACGGCATGAGCGCCGGCAATACCCTGGTAGAAGCGCAGGTGCAGTGCCTGTCGGAAATCTTCGAGCGGGCGGTCAAGCGCGAGATTCTGGAGAACGAACTGGCACTGCCGGATGTACCGCAGGCGGTCCTGGCCAAGTACCCCGCCATCGTTGCCGGCATCCAGGGGCTGGAGGCGCAAGGCTTCCCGGTGCTGGTCAAGGACGCTTCCCTGGGCGGCGAATTCCCGGTGATGTGCGTGACCCTGATGAACCCGCGCACCGGCGGCGTGTTCGCCTCCTTCGGCGCGCACCCAAGCCTTGAGGTGGCGCTGGAGCGCAGCCTCACCGAGCTGCTCCAGGGCCGCAGCTTCGAGGGCCTCAACGACCTGCCGCCGCCAACCTTTGAGAGCCAGGCGCTGAGCGAGCCGAACAACTTCGTCGAGCACTTCATCGACTCCAGCGGCGTGGTGTCGTGGCGTTTCTTCAGCACCAAGGCCGACTACGAATTCGTCGAATGGGACTTCTCCGGCGCAGGGGCTGACTCCAATGCCCAGGAAGCCGCGACCCTGTTCGGCATCCTCGAAGGCATGGGCAAGGAGGTGTACATGGCGGTGTACGATGACCTCGGCGCCAATGCCTGCCGCATCCTGGTGCCGGGCTACTCGGAAATCTACCCCGTTGAGGACCTGATCTGGGATAACACCAACAAGGCCCTGCTGTTCCGCTCGGACATCCTCAACCTGCACAGCCTGAGCGACATGCGCCTCAAGTCCCTGCTCAAGAGCCTGGAACACTGTGAGGCCGACGATTACACCGAGATATCCACACTGATCGGCATCGAATTTGACGACAACACGGTGTGGGGCCAGTTGACCATCCTTGAGCTGAAGCTGCTGATTTACCTCGCCTTGCAGAAATTCGAAGAGGCCAAGGAACTGACCGAAGCCTTCCTGCAGTACAACGACAATACAGTCGAACGCGGCCTGTTCTATCAGGCCCTGAACGTCGTGCTGGAAGTGCAACTGGACGACGACCTGGCGCTGGACGATTACGCGACCAACTTCCGCCGCATGTTCGGCAACGAGCGGATGGCGGCGGCCATCGGTTCGGTCAACGGCAGCGTACGCTTCCATGGCCTGACCCCGACCAGCATGAAGCTGGAAGGTCTCGACCGTCATCTGCGCCTGGTGGAAAGCTACAAAAAACTGCATGCAGCCAGAGCACGGGCAGCGGGACGCTAA
- a CDS encoding TIGR03643 family protein gives MQPSADEMSRIIEMAWEDRTPFEAIALQFGLSEAQVIALMRRALKSGSFKLWRARVSGRQTKHLKLRDTRVSRGYCPTQYKQR, from the coding sequence ATGCAGCCGTCAGCAGATGAGATGTCGCGGATAATTGAAATGGCCTGGGAGGACCGCACGCCCTTCGAAGCCATTGCGCTGCAATTTGGCCTGTCTGAAGCGCAGGTAATCGCCTTGATGCGCCGCGCCCTCAAGTCCGGCAGTTTCAAACTCTGGCGAGCGCGGGTCAGTGGCCGACAGACCAAACACCTGAAACTGCGCGATACGCGCGTGAGTCGCGGCTATTGCCCGACGCAATACAAACAACGTTAA
- a CDS encoding diguanylate cyclase domain-containing protein has protein sequence MSRPDCLRSVGRALSAAAVRPRHLMARFGGEEFVLLLPATDAQAAAQVAERCRQLIREQNIQHAHSHVGPLLTLSLGVGTLTPGPFDQPQSFLEQVDRLLYKAKHSGRNQAVLASAV, from the coding sequence ATCAGCCGTCCGGATTGCCTGCGGAGTGTTGGCCGGGCCTTGAGCGCGGCCGCTGTACGCCCGCGTCACCTGATGGCCCGCTTCGGCGGCGAAGAGTTTGTTCTGCTGCTGCCGGCAACCGATGCCCAGGCTGCGGCTCAGGTCGCCGAGCGGTGCCGTCAGCTGATCCGTGAGCAGAACATCCAGCACGCCCATTCCCACGTCGGCCCTTTGCTGACCCTGAGCCTGGGCGTTGGCACCCTGACGCCAGGTCCATTCGATCAGCCACAGAGCTTTCTCGAACAGGTTGATCGTCTGCTCTACAAGGCCAAGCACAGTGGTCGCAACCAGGCGGTGCTGGCTTCTGCAGTCTGA
- a CDS encoding ABC transporter permease subunit: MKRFSFSNFMLWAGLAFIYLPMLILVIYSFNASRLVTVWGGWSVKWYVGLLDNTQLMNSVMRSLEIACYTAIAAVALGTMAAFVLTRVTRFKGRTLFGGLVTAPLVMPEVITGLSLLLLFVAMAQLIGWPAERGILTIWIAHTTFCSAYVAVVVSSRLRELDLSIEEAAMDLGAKPWKVFFLITIPMIAPSLAAGGMMSFALSLDDLVLASFVSGPGSTTLPMEVFSAVRLGVKPEINAVASLILLAVSFATFLVWFFAHRAEEKRKKALQQAMDETTGAALMNGPDSRRDPSQVHA; the protein is encoded by the coding sequence ATGAAGCGTTTCAGTTTCTCCAACTTTATGCTGTGGGCCGGTCTGGCGTTTATCTACCTGCCGATGCTGATCCTGGTCATCTACTCGTTCAACGCCTCGCGGCTGGTGACGGTGTGGGGGGGCTGGTCGGTGAAGTGGTATGTCGGCCTGCTCGACAACACCCAGCTGATGAACTCGGTGATGCGCTCGCTGGAAATCGCCTGTTACACCGCCATTGCTGCGGTCGCGCTGGGCACCATGGCAGCCTTCGTGCTGACCCGCGTGACCCGCTTCAAGGGGCGCACGCTGTTCGGTGGTCTGGTCACCGCGCCACTGGTCATGCCTGAAGTGATCACCGGTCTGTCGCTGCTGCTGCTGTTCGTGGCCATGGCACAACTGATCGGCTGGCCTGCCGAGCGTGGCATCCTGACCATCTGGATCGCCCACACCACCTTCTGTTCTGCCTATGTGGCGGTCGTGGTGTCGTCGCGTCTGCGTGAGCTGGACCTGTCTATCGAAGAAGCGGCCATGGACCTGGGCGCCAAGCCGTGGAAGGTGTTCTTCCTGATCACCATCCCGATGATCGCGCCTTCGCTGGCGGCCGGCGGCATGATGTCCTTTGCCTTGTCGTTGGACGATCTGGTGCTCGCCAGCTTCGTGTCCGGGCCAGGTTCGACCACCCTGCCGATGGAGGTCTTCTCTGCCGTGCGTCTGGGTGTGAAGCCGGAAATCAACGCCGTGGCCAGTCTGATTCTGTTGGCCGTGTCCTTCGCCACCTTCCTGGTGTGGTTCTTTGCCCACCGTGCCGAAGAGAAGCGCAAGAAGGCCCTGCAGCAGGCCATGGATGAAACCACCGGTGCCGCGCTGATGAACGGCCCGGACAGCCGCCGTGACCCGTCCCAAGTGCATGCCTGA
- a CDS encoding ABC transporter permease subunit — MPKGRHLVIGVPFLWLFLFFMLPFFIVLKISFAEADVAIPPYTDVYSWAENKLTVIINLGNYIFLSEDALYLAAYLGSLKMAAVSTFLCLIIGFPMAYAIARADKDKQMVLLLLIMMPTWTAILIRVYAWMGILSNNGLLNGFLMWLGVISEPLQILNTNLAVYIGIVYSYLPFMVLPLFANLVKHDQSLLEAAADLGSSTFNSFWKITVPLAKNGIIAGCMLVFIPVVGEFVIPELLGGPETLMIGKVLWQEFFNNRDWPVASALAVVMLAILIVPIILFNRNQAKEMEGRA; from the coding sequence ATGCCCAAGGGCCGGCACCTGGTAATCGGGGTGCCGTTCCTGTGGTTGTTCCTGTTCTTCATGTTGCCGTTCTTCATTGTCCTGAAGATCAGCTTTGCCGAAGCCGATGTGGCCATCCCGCCGTACACCGATGTGTACAGCTGGGCAGAAAACAAGCTCACGGTGATCATCAATCTGGGTAACTACATCTTCCTGAGTGAGGATGCGTTGTACCTGGCCGCCTACCTGGGCTCGCTGAAGATGGCCGCGGTCAGCACCTTTCTCTGCCTGATCATCGGCTTTCCCATGGCCTATGCCATTGCTCGGGCCGACAAGGACAAGCAGATGGTGCTGCTGCTGCTGATCATGATGCCGACCTGGACGGCGATCCTGATCCGCGTGTATGCCTGGATGGGCATTCTCAGCAACAACGGCCTGCTCAATGGCTTCCTGATGTGGCTGGGGGTGATCAGCGAGCCGTTGCAGATCCTCAACACCAACCTGGCGGTGTACATCGGTATTGTTTACTCGTACCTGCCGTTCATGGTGCTGCCGCTGTTCGCCAACCTGGTCAAACATGACCAGAGCCTGCTGGAAGCCGCCGCAGATCTGGGGTCGAGCACCTTCAACAGCTTCTGGAAAATCACCGTGCCGTTGGCCAAGAACGGCATCATCGCCGGCTGCATGCTGGTGTTTATCCCGGTGGTCGGTGAGTTCGTGATCCCTGAACTGCTCGGCGGTCCGGAGACCCTGATGATCGGCAAGGTGCTGTGGCAGGAGTTCTTCAACAACCGCGACTGGCCGGTGGCATCCGCCCTGGCGGTGGTGATGCTGGCGATCCTGATTGTGCCCATCATCCTGTTCAACCGTAACCAAGCCAAAGAGATGGAGGGCCGGGCATGA
- the potA gene encoding polyamine ABC transporter ATP-binding protein encodes MAVASSAYKKVLEGDQQPKEVLVKIERVTKKFDETVAVEDVSLTINKGEIFALLGGSGSGKSTLLRMLAGFERPTEGRIFLDGQDITDLPPYERPINMMFQSYALFPHMSVAENIAFGLKQDKMPKAEIDARVEEMLKLVHMTQYAKRKPHQLSGGQRQRVALARSLAKRPKLLLLDEPMGALDKKLRSQMQLELVEIIERVGVTCVMVTHDQEEAMTMAQRIAIMHLGWIAQIGSPVDIYETPTSRLVCEFIGNVNLFDGQITSDEADHAIINCPQLDKPIYIGHGVSTRAEDKKVSYALRPEKLLMATVLPSDHEHPEYNWSNGHVHDIAYLGGHSVYHVKLTSGQVVQCFIANAERRGKRPTWDDPVVVYWEDDSGVVLQS; translated from the coding sequence ATGGCAGTTGCTTCCAGTGCCTACAAAAAGGTTCTCGAGGGTGATCAGCAACCGAAAGAGGTGCTGGTCAAGATCGAGCGCGTAACCAAGAAGTTTGACGAGACTGTGGCCGTCGAAGACGTCTCTTTGACGATCAACAAAGGTGAGATCTTTGCCCTGCTGGGCGGTTCCGGCTCGGGTAAATCGACCCTGTTGCGCATGCTCGCCGGTTTTGAACGACCAACCGAGGGCCGTATTTTCCTCGATGGTCAGGACATCACCGACCTGCCGCCCTACGAGCGACCGATCAACATGATGTTCCAGTCCTACGCCTTGTTCCCACACATGAGCGTGGCCGAGAACATCGCCTTCGGTCTCAAGCAGGACAAGATGCCCAAGGCGGAAATCGACGCTCGCGTCGAGGAAATGCTCAAGCTGGTGCATATGACCCAGTACGCCAAGCGCAAGCCGCACCAGCTGTCCGGTGGTCAGCGCCAGCGTGTGGCTCTGGCGCGCTCGTTGGCCAAGCGTCCCAAACTGCTGCTGCTCGATGAGCCCATGGGTGCTCTGGACAAGAAGCTGCGTTCGCAGATGCAGCTTGAGCTTGTCGAAATCATCGAGCGGGTCGGCGTAACCTGCGTCATGGTGACCCACGACCAGGAAGAAGCCATGACCATGGCTCAGCGCATTGCCATCATGCACCTGGGCTGGATCGCGCAGATCGGCAGCCCGGTGGACATTTATGAAACCCCGACCAGCCGTCTGGTCTGTGAGTTCATTGGCAACGTCAACCTATTCGATGGGCAGATCACCAGCGACGAGGCCGACCACGCCATCATCAACTGCCCGCAGTTGGACAAGCCGATCTACATCGGTCACGGCGTCAGTACCCGTGCCGAAGACAAGAAGGTCAGCTACGCCCTGCGCCCGGAAAAACTACTGATGGCCACTGTGTTGCCGAGTGACCATGAACACCCCGAATACAACTGGAGCAACGGCCACGTCCACGATATCGCCTACCTCGGCGGTCACTCGGTGTACCACGTCAAACTCACCTCCGGGCAGGTGGTGCAGTGCTTCATCGCCAACGCCGAACGGCGTGGCAAGCGGCCGACCTGGGATGATCCGGTGGTGGTGTATTGGGAAGACGACAGCGGCGTGGTACTGCAATCATGA
- a CDS encoding polyamine ABC transporter substrate-binding protein has protein sequence MRRTPFLAGLLAAVSFSAVQAADPVVKVYNWSDYVAETTLADFQKATGIKALYDVFDSNETLEGKLLAGRSGYDIVVPSNHFLGKQIKAGAFQTLDRSQLPNWENLDPVLLKQLEVNDPGNQYAVPYLWGTNGIGYNVAKIKEVLGVDKIDSWATVLEPQNMQKLASCGVSFLDSADEMLPAVLNYLGLDPNSTSAADYAKAEAQLLAVRPYVTYFHSSKYIGDLANGDICVAVGFSGDILQAADRAEEAGKGIQIAYSIPKEGANLWFDMLAIPVDASNPKEAHAFINYLLDPVAIAGVSNYVGYANPNIKAGELMDQDVRNDESVYPPQAVLDKLFISAELPVKVQRLMTRSWTKVKSGQ, from the coding sequence ATGCGTCGTACTCCTTTTCTGGCGGGGCTGTTAGCCGCCGTCAGCTTCAGCGCCGTGCAAGCCGCCGACCCTGTGGTCAAGGTCTACAACTGGTCTGACTATGTCGCTGAAACCACCCTGGCCGATTTCCAAAAAGCCACGGGCATCAAAGCCCTGTACGACGTGTTTGACTCCAATGAAACCCTGGAAGGCAAACTGCTGGCGGGCCGTTCCGGCTACGACATCGTAGTGCCGTCCAATCATTTCCTTGGCAAGCAGATCAAGGCGGGCGCATTCCAGACGCTCGACCGCAGTCAGCTGCCTAACTGGGAAAATCTTGACCCGGTTCTGCTGAAGCAACTGGAAGTCAACGACCCCGGCAATCAATACGCAGTGCCTTATCTGTGGGGCACCAATGGCATCGGCTACAACGTGGCCAAGATTAAAGAAGTGCTCGGTGTCGACAAGATTGACTCCTGGGCCACCGTTCTCGAGCCGCAGAACATGCAGAAGCTCGCCAGCTGTGGCGTGAGCTTCCTCGACTCGGCCGATGAAATGCTTCCGGCCGTGCTCAACTATCTGGGCCTTGACCCGAACAGCACCAGCGCTGCGGATTACGCCAAAGCCGAAGCCCAACTGCTGGCTGTGCGTCCCTATGTGACCTACTTCCACAGCTCCAAGTACATCGGTGATTTGGCCAACGGCGATATCTGCGTGGCCGTCGGTTTCTCCGGCGACATCCTGCAGGCCGCCGACCGCGCCGAAGAGGCCGGCAAGGGCATCCAGATCGCCTACAGCATCCCCAAGGAAGGCGCCAACCTGTGGTTTGACATGCTCGCCATTCCGGTAGATGCCAGCAATCCGAAAGAGGCGCATGCCTTTATCAACTACCTGCTTGATCCTGTCGCCATTGCCGGGGTCAGCAACTATGTCGGTTACGCCAACCCGAATATCAAAGCAGGTGAGTTGATGGACCAGGATGTGCGCAACGACGAGTCGGTGTACCCGCCACAAGCGGTGCTGGACAAGTTATTTATCTCGGCAGAGTTGCCGGTCAAGGTGCAACGGTTGATGACCCGCAGCTGGACCAAGGTCAAGTCGGGTCAATAA
- a CDS encoding extracellular solute-binding protein — translation MKKFGKTLLALSLAGAVVSAAHADDKVLHVYNWSDYIAEDTLDNFQKETGIKVVYDVFDSNETLEAKLLAGSSGYDIVVPSNPFLAKQIKAGVFQKLDKSKLPNWENLDKNLLKALDPSDPGNQYSIPYMWGTIGIGYNVDKVKAALGENAPVNSWDLVFKPENIAKLKDCGVSFLDSPTEILPAALNYLGFKSDSTNAGELKKAEELFLSIRSSTSYFHSSKYIGDLANGNICVAIGYSGDLYQSKSRAEEAKNGVNISYSIPKEGAGSFFDMMAIPADAKNVEAAHVFLNYLMKPEVMANITNFVQFPNGNAAATPLVDEVLRTDPGIYPDAATMAKIYTFPDLPANAQRAMNRSWTKIKSGR, via the coding sequence ATGAAAAAATTCGGCAAAACCCTTCTCGCGTTGTCCCTTGCTGGGGCTGTGGTGAGTGCCGCACACGCGGATGACAAGGTCCTGCACGTTTACAACTGGTCCGACTACATCGCAGAAGACACCCTGGATAACTTCCAGAAGGAAACCGGCATCAAGGTCGTCTACGACGTCTTTGACAGCAACGAAACCCTGGAAGCCAAATTGCTGGCCGGCAGCTCCGGTTACGACATCGTGGTACCGTCCAACCCGTTCCTGGCCAAGCAGATCAAGGCAGGGGTATTCCAGAAGCTGGACAAGTCCAAGCTGCCAAACTGGGAAAACCTCGACAAGAACCTGCTCAAGGCGCTGGACCCGAGCGACCCGGGCAACCAGTATTCGATTCCCTACATGTGGGGCACCATCGGCATCGGCTACAACGTCGACAAGGTCAAGGCTGCACTGGGTGAAAACGCCCCGGTCAACTCCTGGGATCTGGTGTTCAAGCCGGAAAACATCGCCAAGCTGAAAGACTGCGGTGTGTCGTTCCTCGACTCGCCGACCGAAATCCTTCCCGCCGCCCTCAACTACCTGGGCTTCAAGTCGGACAGCACCAATGCTGGCGAGCTGAAGAAAGCCGAAGAACTGTTCCTCTCGATCCGTTCCTCGACCTCCTACTTCCACAGCTCCAAGTACATCGGTGATCTGGCCAACGGCAACATCTGCGTGGCCATCGGCTACTCGGGCGACCTGTATCAGTCCAAGTCCCGTGCTGAAGAAGCGAAGAATGGCGTGAACATTTCCTACAGCATTCCTAAAGAAGGCGCTGGCAGCTTCTTCGACATGATGGCCATCCCAGCTGATGCGAAGAACGTCGAGGCTGCTCACGTGTTCCTCAACTACCTGATGAAGCCAGAGGTCATGGCCAACATCACCAACTTTGTGCAGTTCCCGAACGGTAATGCCGCCGCCACGCCACTGGTTGACGAAGTGCTGCGTACTGATCCGGGCATCTATCCGGACGCCGCGACCATGGCCAAGATCTACACCTTCCCGGATCTGCCGGCTAACGCGCAGCGCGCGATGAACCGCAGCTGGACCAAGATCAAGTCGGGTCGTTAA
- a CDS encoding aspartate aminotransferase family protein — translation MNSQVTNPKTREWQAMSREHHLAPFSDYQQLHEKGPRIITKADGVYLWDSEGHKILDAMAGLWCVAIGYGRKELADAAAKQMQELPYYNMFFQTATPPALELAKAIAELAPAGMNHVFFTGSGSEGNDTMLRMVRHYWAVKGQPNKKVIISRINGYHGSTVAGASLGGMKYMHEQGDLPIPGIVHIPQPYWFGEGGDMSPEAFGIWAADQLEQKILEVGEENVAAFIAEPIQGAGGVIIPPDSYWPRIREILAKYDILFVADEVICGFGRTGEWFGSDYYGNTPHMMTIAKGLTSGYIPMGGLIVRDDIVEVLNQGGDFNHGFTYSGHPVAAAVALENLRILREEKIVARVKAETAPYLQKRLRELADHPLVGEVRGVGMLGAIELVQDKARRQRFAADVGVGMICRGHCFNNGLIMRAVGDTMIISPPLVISFAEIDELVEKARKCLDLTAAEVLV, via the coding sequence ATGAACAGTCAAGTGACCAACCCGAAAACCCGCGAGTGGCAGGCCATGAGCCGCGAACATCACCTCGCGCCGTTCAGCGATTATCAGCAGCTGCACGAGAAGGGCCCGCGCATTATCACCAAGGCCGACGGTGTTTACCTGTGGGACAGCGAGGGCCACAAGATCCTCGATGCCATGGCCGGACTTTGGTGTGTGGCAATTGGGTATGGTCGCAAGGAACTGGCAGACGCCGCCGCGAAACAGATGCAAGAGCTGCCCTACTACAACATGTTCTTCCAGACGGCCACGCCGCCTGCTCTGGAGTTGGCCAAGGCGATTGCCGAGCTGGCTCCGGCGGGAATGAACCATGTGTTCTTTACCGGCTCCGGCTCTGAAGGCAACGATACCATGCTGCGTATGGTGCGCCATTACTGGGCAGTCAAAGGCCAGCCGAACAAGAAGGTGATCATCAGCCGGATCAACGGTTACCACGGCTCCACCGTGGCGGGCGCCAGCTTGGGCGGCATGAAGTACATGCATGAGCAGGGCGATCTGCCGATTCCGGGCATTGTGCACATTCCGCAGCCGTACTGGTTCGGTGAGGGCGGTGACATGAGCCCCGAAGCGTTCGGTATCTGGGCCGCCGACCAGCTTGAGCAGAAGATCCTCGAAGTCGGCGAAGAAAATGTCGCCGCCTTTATTGCCGAGCCGATTCAGGGCGCGGGTGGCGTGATCATCCCGCCGGACAGCTACTGGCCGCGCATCCGCGAAATCCTCGCCAAGTACGACATCCTGTTTGTCGCCGATGAAGTGATCTGTGGCTTTGGCCGTACCGGCGAATGGTTCGGCAGTGACTATTACGGCAACACGCCGCACATGATGACCATCGCCAAGGGCCTGACCAGCGGCTACATCCCGATGGGTGGGCTGATCGTGCGCGACGATATTGTCGAGGTGCTCAATCAGGGCGGTGACTTCAACCACGGCTTTACCTACTCCGGGCATCCGGTGGCGGCCGCAGTGGCCCTGGAAAACCTGCGCATCTTGCGCGAAGAAAAGATTGTTGCGCGCGTCAAGGCAGAAACGGCACCGTATTTGCAAAAGCGTTTGCGTGAGTTGGCTGATCACCCGCTGGTGGGTGAAGTGCGCGGCGTCGGCATGTTGGGTGCCATTGAACTGGTGCAGGACAAGGCTCGCCGCCAACGTTTTGCCGCAGATGTCGGGGTTGGCATGATCTGCCGTGGTCACTGCTTTAATAATGGGCTGATCATGCGCGCCGTCGGCGACACCATGATCATCTCGCCGCCTCTGGTAATCAGCTTTGCTGAGATCGACGAACTGGTTGAAAAGGCCCGTAAATGCCTCGACCTGACTGCCGCTGAGGTGCTGGTTTAA